In the Acropora muricata isolate sample 2 chromosome 10, ASM3666990v1, whole genome shotgun sequence genome, one interval contains:
- the LOC136888065 gene encoding protein NLRC3-like: MKRGLIEGNEHKQPAGLDKSVSFKPGTISEEDVLIIAHELGPSWKMFGRVLKVPNAEIDRIDVNESDVTEKCYCVLRVWQERYPYDATNHCLARALQHPAVGRKDLAVNHCGLQLAPTSSPRDIIEWIREVCQKREGVIVPVPWCEEFSFDIKDIFTRLRIVEKEKTRGIVTSRAVTSMTSIFTPHDGCEQPMIVLIEGEPGMGKTTYCQKLVYDWASKQCREWDESFPRIDVLLLLRCREMKSNLWDAIGDQILPKRIEPEASKIFFQFLKENPSKVLLVLDGLDEADPQKLEMYLELVQKKELPGCYIVLTSRPEGGSRVRRYTDTLLEIVGFTPTNAESYIRKYFKQYKAHLANELILKCWFQAELAELTQNPLNTLLLCVIFEDLEGVLPNSRTQLYMEIVLFILRRYASKKGSSSRGKDLLLVYRKELMILGRTALDSLRKQELYFDDHKGDIKESLLMKFGFLSIESGVSKRAPCDRYGFFHKSFQEFFSGYFLAFSIIDDVANSQSVLTDPRYMDELFQVFKFMSTIIAKESVETAVSVVKRIASILNETGITSHERVSYLNVAHCFIIECKSCSGDLDTKLACTFGESLKLVGVVLCSPRSVGPWYIGTFFKALAFNSTVKNLELHLCEQTLSPEDINLLTEVLTVNKSLYSLDLSNGHIGDEGANSLAQALRVNTSLFSLKMPFIQSIGAEGADSLAQALEVNTSLSCLNLNSDSIRAEGANSLAQALRVNASLSSLDLNFNSIGDEGANSLAHALSVNTTLSSLDLSYNCIYAKGANSLAQALSKNASLSSLNLSGNSIGNEGANSLAQALRVNTSLSSLEMRLNNIGDEGVISLAQALMVNTSLSSLDLLRNCIHDEGANSLAQALRVNTSLSSLNLSYSSIGDEGANSLAQALRVNTSLSSLDLRYNPIGKKGVNSLIQASMVAHLRHFFLPQVN; the protein is encoded by the exons ATGAAAAGAGGATTAATTGAAGGGAATGAGCATAAGCAACCAGCAG GCTTAGATAAGAGTGTGTCATTCAAGCCTGGGACCATTTCAGAAGAGGATGTTCTTATCATTGCGCATGAGCTTGGTCCTTCATGGAAAATGTTTGGCCGAGTGCTGAAAGTCCCGAATGCTGAGATTGATCGGATTGATGTAAACGAGTCCGATGTCACTGAAAAATGCTATT GTGTTTTAAGAGTCTGGCAAGAGAGGTACCCATATGATGCAACAAACCACTGCTTGGCACGTGCATTGCAGCATCCCGCTGTTGGACGAAAAGATTTGGCTGTCAACCACTGCGGTCTTCAATTAG CTCCTACTTCGTCCCCAAGAGACATCATAGAATGGATACGAGAAGTTTGCCAGAAGCGTGAAGGGGTGATTGTGCCAGTTCCTTGGTGTGAAGAGTTCAGCTTTGACATAAAGGACATTTTCACCAGACTTAGAATagttgaaaaggaaaagacaCGCGGAATAGTGACCTCAAGAGCAGTCACCAGCATGACAAGTATCTTTACCCCACACGACGGTTGCGAGCAACCAATGATTGTGTTGATTGAAGGCGAACCCGGCATGGGAAAGACTACCTATTGCCAAAAACTGGTATATGATTGGGCGAGCAAACAATGTCGCGAATGGGACGAGTCGTTTCCTAGAATTGATGTGCTCCTGCTCCTCAGATGTCGTGAAATGAAATCCAACCTTTGGGACGCTATTGGAGATCAAATTCTGCCAAAAAGAATTGAACCGGAGGCAagcaaaatcttttttcaattcttgaaagaaaatccgTCCAAGGTGTTGCTTGTGCTCGATGGGTTAGATGAGGCAGACCCGCAAAAACTCGAAATGTACTTGGAACTTGTTCAAAAGAAGGAGCTTCCTGGCTGTTACATTGTTCTCACATCTCGCCCAGAAGGAGGGAGTAGAGTGAGGCGGTACACCGATACATTGTTAGAGATTGTGGGATTCACACCGACTAATGCGGAGAGTTACATTAGAAAGTATTTTAAACAATACAAAGCACACTTGGCAAATGAacttattttaaaatgttggtTTCAAGCGGAATTAGCGGAACTAACACAAAACCCGTTAAACACTCTTCTGCTGTGTGTTATCTTTGAGGATTTAGAGGGAGTTCTACCAAACAGCAGGACGCAGCTTTATATGGAGATCGTTCTCTTTATTTTGAGACGTTATGCAAGCAAGAAAGGCTCATCAAGTAGAGGTAAAGACCTTTTATTAGTTTACAGGAAGGAACTTATGATCCTAGGAAGAACTGCTCTAGATTCTCTGCGTAAACAAGAGCTGTATTTCGATGATCACAAAGGCGATATCAAGGAAAGTTTGTTGATGAAGTTTGGGTTTCTCTCGATCGAGTCTGGTGTTAGCAAGAGAGCTCCTTGTGACCGTTATGGATTTTTTCACAAgagttttcaagaattcttttctggttacttccttgccttttctattATTGATGATGTTGCGAACTCTCAGTCAGTGCTGACCGATCCTCGATACATGGATGAACTGTTTCAAGTTTTTAAGTTCATGAGTACAATAATAGCCAAGGAATCCGTAGAAACTGCAGTGTCAGTTGTAAAACGTATTGCTTCAATTTTAAATGAGACAGGCATAACATCTCATGAACGCGTTTCGTACTTAAATGTTGCTCATTGCTTTATTATCGAATGCAAAAGTTGTTCAGGAGACCTTGACACAAAACTTGCTTGTACCTTTGGCGAAAGTCTGAAGTTAGTTGGCGTGGTTTTGTGCTCGCCCAGGAGTGTGGGACCGTGGTATATTGGGACGTTTTTCAAGGCTCTCGCCTTTAATTCCACCGTGAAAAACTTGGAGTTGCATTTGTGTGAGCAGACATTAAGTCCTGAGGATATAAATCTGCTTACCGAGGTCCTCACAGTAAATAAGTCTCTTtattctttggatttgtctaaCGGCCACATTGGTGATGAAGGAGCAAACTCACTTGCTCAGGcactcagagtaaacacctctcttttttctttgaagatGCCTTTCATTCAATCGattggtgctgagggagcagattcacttgctcaggcccttgaagtaaacacctctctttcttgtTTGAATTTGAATTCTGATTCCATTCgtgctgagggagcaaattcacttgctcaggccctcagagtaaacgcctcactttcttctttggatttgaattttaattccattggtgatgagggagcaaattcacttgctcacgCCCTCAGCGTAAACAccactctttcttctttggatttgagTTATAATTGCATTTATGCtaagggagcaaattcacttgctcaggccctcagcaAAAAcgcctctctttcttctttgaatttgagTGGGAATTCCATTGGTAATGaaggagcaaattcacttgctcaggccctcagagtaaacacctctctttcttctttggaaatGCGTTTAAATaacattggtgatgagggagtaATTTCACTTGCTCAAGCCCTCAtggtaaacacctctctttcttctttggatttgctTCGTAATTGCATTcatgatgagggagcaaattcacttgctcaggccctcagagtaaacacctccctttcttctttgaatttgagTTATAgttccattggtgatgagggagcaaattcacttgctcaggccctcagagtaaacacttctctttcttctttggatttgcgtTATAATCCCATTGGTAAAAAGGGAGTAAATTCACTTATTCAGGCCTCTATGGTGGCCCATCTTCGTCACTTTTTTTTACCACAAGTAAATTGA